The proteins below are encoded in one region of Bacillus sp. 2205SS5-2:
- a CDS encoding helix-turn-helix domain-containing protein, protein MRIGVILQHRRKELGLTQEVVCSGICSITYLSKVENNVIAPKNDILQLLCNRLDLNLNDLKEGDSKSLKALIKEAYEEISRRNEIKIEILIDKLIKKNQNLIDPEISIGYFIVLANYAIYKNNQIEAQNYLHKANNMKKYMTLEYEYWYHKSNGFFQYLFGSIENSKSNYEEAQQVLVEMKGEDANLYFQLGMVNSRLKKFEQSNKYIKIALVTFNQELNFKKIVECNLIIGINYSKVGNFNKAEEYFLKLIDNLNYSDNQKNLSRVYHNLGIVYSYKNELVKSLDFFGKSLDLKDKPAERANTIYLLAYTYKRYGDIDKAFYYMDKGIKITENIQSQLLYKFQIMKLYSMEGSEIQLIELVENTILPYYLETDPILSKECMLLLAELYQKINHYKSACKYFEKYLSTDNTMHIRKELLY, encoded by the coding sequence GTGAGGATTGGTGTAATCTTACAGCATAGAAGAAAAGAATTAGGTCTAACTCAAGAGGTTGTGTGTTCGGGAATTTGCTCAATTACATATTTAAGTAAAGTAGAAAATAATGTAATAGCTCCCAAAAATGATATCTTACAGCTATTATGCAACCGATTAGACCTAAATCTTAATGACCTAAAAGAAGGTGATAGCAAAAGTTTAAAGGCTTTAATTAAAGAAGCCTATGAAGAAATTTCTAGAAGAAATGAGATAAAGATAGAAATATTGATAGATAAACTTATTAAAAAAAACCAAAACTTAATTGATCCAGAAATAAGTATTGGATATTTTATAGTTCTAGCAAATTACGCAATATATAAAAATAATCAAATAGAAGCACAAAATTATTTACATAAAGCTAATAATATGAAAAAGTATATGACTTTGGAATATGAATATTGGTATCATAAATCAAATGGTTTTTTTCAATATCTATTTGGCTCTATAGAGAATAGTAAATCTAATTATGAGGAAGCTCAACAAGTCTTAGTTGAAATGAAAGGCGAAGATGCTAATCTATATTTTCAACTCGGTATGGTAAATTCAAGACTGAAAAAATTTGAACAATCTAATAAATATATAAAAATAGCTTTAGTTACCTTTAATCAAGAGTTAAATTTCAAGAAAATTGTTGAATGCAATTTAATAATAGGCATTAACTACAGTAAAGTTGGAAATTTTAATAAAGCTGAAGAATACTTCCTTAAATTAATCGATAATTTAAATTACTCTGATAATCAAAAAAACTTAAGTAGAGTTTATCATAACCTTGGAATTGTTTATTCATATAAAAATGAGTTAGTGAAGTCCTTAGATTTCTTCGGAAAATCACTAGACTTAAAAGATAAACCTGCTGAACGAGCAAATACAATATACTTATTAGCGTATACCTATAAACGATATGGAGATATAGATAAAGCCTTCTACTACATGGATAAAGGCATCAAGATAACAGAGAACATTCAATCTCAACTGCTGTATAAATTTCAAATAATGAAGCTATATTCTATGGAAGGAAGCGAGATCCAACTAATCGAACTAGTAGAAAATACAATACTTCCTTACTATTTAGAAACAGATCCTATATTATCTAAGGAATGTATGCTTTTATTAGCTGAATTATATCAAAAAATAAACCACTACAAGTCAGCTTGTAAATACTTTGAAAAATACTTAAGTACAGACAATACTATGCATATAAGAAAGGAACTTTTATATTGA
- a CDS encoding M3 family metallopeptidase, producing the protein MLWNLDSIYNSLEEWKSDFFGLKTMIDFNTEDTKEILCDKNIKELLTIREKEIRTAEKLYVYSKLKFDLDLCDDTNQRNYQQALELLVKVINRKEKMSREIEKIKNTLNDQAKHNEIIEKKLKVKTYNDKGKLDHFMQQLEFNKLSYRKILNNTKNMLVNEDEFYTSLYSNDAFVRKSNFKNYHRYFFGVIDEVSELLISQIKIYKELASIQGFDSALTGVLNNDMLNKEFFIRFLKNINQNISYFHKYIDNRKKCLEIEELHSYDLYYSPERMLNDNIETIDQALSLVKEALAPLGTEYQNIIEEITDRGLIHSEMSPNRRRGSYSIGSYDTKQFILLEWQNDIDGIHTLAHEIGHSVHSTLSNEYQGYSDAGYSNFIGEVFALLNEVLVVNYLINNTENPRKKREYISYYIRKCIDKVFNPALFSEFEYWLHEQIDNSKELSSKDLSDKYYKVYQLFYGPHFTYDDENAIEWVRIPHLFDAFYLYKYAAGYTIAISLYSKILQSDSDFVKKLINILKAGKTISVADFFEITGIEINEMNFMDDFFQEFDKQLYCMENTILPKIL; encoded by the coding sequence ATGCTTTGGAATTTAGACTCAATCTACAATTCATTAGAAGAATGGAAATCTGATTTTTTTGGTTTAAAAACTATGATTGATTTCAATACAGAAGATACAAAAGAAATTTTATGTGATAAAAATATTAAAGAACTTCTAACCATTAGAGAGAAAGAGATACGTACGGCAGAAAAGTTATATGTATATTCAAAATTGAAATTCGATTTAGACTTATGTGATGATACAAATCAAAGAAATTATCAACAAGCGTTAGAATTATTAGTTAAAGTGATAAACCGTAAAGAAAAAATGAGCCGAGAAATTGAAAAGATAAAAAATACACTTAACGATCAAGCAAAACATAATGAAATTATTGAAAAAAAACTAAAAGTAAAGACTTATAATGATAAAGGTAAACTTGACCATTTTATGCAACAGCTTGAATTTAATAAATTATCTTATAGAAAGATATTAAATAATACTAAAAATATGTTAGTAAATGAGGATGAATTTTACACTAGTTTATATAGTAATGATGCATTCGTAAGAAAAAGTAATTTTAAAAACTATCATAGATATTTTTTTGGGGTGATTGATGAGGTATCGGAATTATTGATCTCTCAAATTAAAATCTATAAAGAACTTGCATCCATACAGGGATTTGACTCTGCACTTACAGGAGTTTTGAACAATGATATGCTAAATAAAGAATTTTTCATTCGTTTCTTAAAAAATATCAATCAAAACATCTCCTATTTTCATAAGTATATTGACAATAGAAAAAAATGCTTAGAAATAGAAGAATTACATTCTTATGATTTATATTATTCTCCTGAAAGGATGCTTAATGACAATATTGAAACAATTGACCAGGCTTTGTCACTTGTCAAAGAAGCATTAGCACCGTTAGGAACGGAGTACCAGAACATAATTGAGGAAATTACTGATAGAGGTCTTATTCATTCCGAGATGTCTCCAAACAGACGAAGAGGCTCATATAGTATCGGTTCGTATGATACGAAGCAATTTATTTTGTTAGAATGGCAAAATGATATAGACGGTATTCATACACTTGCACATGAAATAGGACATAGTGTCCACAGTACTCTTTCTAATGAATATCAGGGCTATTCGGATGCAGGTTATTCAAATTTTATTGGGGAAGTATTTGCGCTACTGAACGAGGTACTAGTCGTAAACTATTTAATAAACAATACTGAGAATCCTAGAAAAAAAAGAGAATATATTTCATATTATATTAGGAAATGTATCGATAAGGTCTTTAATCCTGCATTGTTCTCTGAGTTTGAATATTGGTTACATGAACAGATTGATAATTCTAAAGAACTCTCTTCGAAAGACTTATCTGATAAATATTATAAAGTTTATCAATTGTTCTATGGTCCCCATTTTACTTATGATGATGAAAATGCAATAGAATGGGTAAGGATACCTCATTTATTCGATGCATTCTATTTATACAAGTATGCAGCTGGCTATACAATTGCAATTAGCTTATATTCTAAAATTCTCCAAAGCGATTCAGATTTTGTGAAAAAGTTAATAAACATTTTAAAGGCAGGTAAAACTATAAGTGTAGCTGATTTTTTTGAAATTACTGGGATTGAAATTAATGAAATGAATTTTATGGATGACTTCTTTCAGGAGTTTGATAAGCAATTATATTGTATGGAAAACACAATTCTCCCTAAAATTTTGTAA
- a CDS encoding MFS transporter, which translates to MSLLKNKNFMLLLAGRIVTNIGDSLYLIAAMWLVLDLGGSAFYTGLAGFLTTLPSTLQFLAGPLVDKYDKKKIMVISQICQLVLILSIPILYYVGWLNITLVLIIMPILSLMEQLTYPAQTSLIPIIVKNEQLASANSLMTFAFRSVDMISRGLAGAMIVMFGAINIYILDSFTFVITIVLFSMMKLQKSSDSRKEKVSIKQVAINYSNDLKQGFNFIKGTIIMNMFLGAILANFIFGMAFAILPIFSNEHGGADTYGYLLAAFSFGFLAGAVMAPKFRNFRLGMITIILYLIATLFWVGSVMLISYSTLLGVLFFSLATIPLGISEILLSTVGQMLIPPRLMGRVFSIITSVSALSYPLGSLSGGLLGIYFSPTLIFALGGLGLFAISTIWLIFSRLRNLPKPSDIQLTKNEITKSIS; encoded by the coding sequence ATGAGTTTATTAAAAAATAAAAATTTTATGCTGTTACTTGCAGGAAGGATTGTTACCAATATCGGTGACAGCCTTTACCTTATTGCGGCTATGTGGCTGGTCCTAGATCTTGGTGGATCAGCTTTTTATACTGGTCTTGCGGGTTTTTTAACCACCTTACCTAGCACTTTGCAATTCTTAGCAGGTCCATTAGTTGATAAATATGACAAGAAGAAAATAATGGTTATTTCTCAAATATGCCAACTGGTTCTTATTCTATCGATTCCCATACTCTACTATGTAGGATGGCTAAATATAACCTTGGTATTAATAATAATGCCTATTCTCTCACTAATGGAACAACTTACTTACCCTGCCCAGACTTCACTAATACCTATTATTGTAAAAAACGAGCAACTTGCTTCAGCAAATTCTCTAATGACCTTTGCTTTTAGATCAGTAGATATGATATCAAGAGGATTAGCCGGGGCTATGATCGTTATGTTTGGAGCAATAAATATATATATATTAGATTCTTTCACTTTTGTAATCACTATTGTTTTGTTCAGTATGATGAAACTACAAAAAAGTAGTGATTCTCGAAAAGAAAAGGTATCTATAAAACAAGTAGCTATCAACTATTCTAATGATTTAAAACAAGGGTTTAATTTCATTAAGGGAACCATAATTATGAACATGTTCCTAGGTGCAATTTTAGCTAATTTTATTTTTGGTATGGCTTTCGCAATACTTCCGATTTTTTCAAATGAACATGGAGGTGCAGACACTTACGGTTACCTATTAGCTGCTTTTTCTTTTGGTTTTTTAGCCGGTGCTGTGATGGCACCAAAATTTAGGAACTTTCGCCTAGGCATGATTACTATAATATTATACTTAATAGCCACTTTATTTTGGGTTGGATCTGTTATGTTAATTTCTTATAGCACACTACTAGGCGTTCTTTTCTTTTCTTTGGCAACTATACCACTTGGAATTTCGGAAATTCTCTTATCAACTGTTGGACAAATGTTAATTCCACCAAGATTAATGGGAAGGGTATTTTCAATAATTACATCTGTTAGTGCTTTGTCATATCCACTTGGTTCATTGAGTGGTGGCTTATTGGGCATCTATTTTAGTCCAACTCTTATTTTTGCTTTAGGAGGATTGGGCCTTTTCGCTATAAGCACAATATGGTTAATCTTCTCTAGACTTAGAAATTTACCAAAACCCTCAGATATTCAATTAACTAAGAATGAAATCACTAAAAGTATAAGTTAA
- a CDS encoding LpxL/LpxP family acyltransferase, which produces MSVIDFDHMVNNSNIWKSIPFNDSTDRKRLYNFIDLIDQEGSIYEADNKAERHKNVSEKLIPFKDILNIEDLANDYIQYSYERKKIWLKFSLALHHKQLTTIIDEESLKEMEIVCNKKHPTILCPFHLGPYSLVTILPTIFNREISVLVNDEERGLLSDWAKNFIEHEEFKRMNLLKVPSMSSPLRFLKNVMKNHIGIIFPEFSYGIGKEFERVNFFGKTMNVPTGVYTLSKKANAKVIPMTCYWENNKIHFAFGREYDPSLLNASAFLNEIFSFGETYIKAYKEQWFWELVDMNGEIE; this is translated from the coding sequence ATGTCAGTAATAGATTTCGATCATATGGTTAATAACTCAAATATATGGAAGAGTATACCTTTTAATGATTCTACAGATCGTAAGAGACTATATAACTTTATAGATCTAATTGATCAGGAGGGTTCTATTTATGAAGCTGATAATAAAGCTGAACGACATAAAAATGTATCAGAAAAATTAATTCCATTCAAAGATATTCTGAATATAGAAGATTTAGCTAATGACTATATTCAATACAGCTATGAGCGTAAAAAAATCTGGCTGAAATTTTCTTTAGCCCTACACCACAAACAACTAACAACAATAATAGATGAGGAAAGTCTAAAAGAAATGGAGATTGTTTGTAATAAAAAACATCCCACAATATTATGTCCTTTCCATCTAGGTCCATATTCTTTGGTTACCATTCTACCCACTATATTTAACAGAGAGATTTCTGTGCTGGTGAATGACGAAGAGAGAGGCCTACTAAGTGATTGGGCAAAAAATTTTATTGAACATGAAGAATTTAAAAGAATGAACTTATTGAAGGTACCATCAATGTCATCACCGTTAAGGTTCCTTAAAAATGTTATGAAGAATCATATTGGAATTATTTTTCCTGAATTCTCTTATGGAATTGGAAAAGAGTTCGAGAGAGTAAACTTCTTTGGTAAAACTATGAACGTACCTACTGGGGTTTACACGCTTTCTAAAAAAGCTAACGCTAAAGTTATTCCTATGACTTGTTATTGGGAAAATAATAAAATACACTTTGCATTCGGAAGAGAATATGATCCAAGTCTACTCAATGCTTCTGCATTCCTTAATGAAATATTCTCATTCGGCGAAACTTATATAAAGGCATATAAGGAGCAATGGTTTTGGGAATTAGTTGATATGAATGGAGAAATTGAATGA
- a CDS encoding ThiF family adenylyltransferase, whose translation MDTYFILRFDISVYYNFPHITCVMGNTNLNKTFAVDEENIICFIEYLSQCRSKEDILEWASKNTIGTDIIEIVDILVSNEIVISGIEPLIDIDESNRFYSYIMTKSQSIQQFNNAIVNIRKSKIGIVGVGGIGSRVAHELAALGINSFSLVDADIIESHNLQHQISYRKHSIGLSKAEELSKLLTEEYDAKVYSVKELIKGQMSKTTKKSLVNCDLVIVCADEPSVDVVADTMTPFFEENSIPHIVGGGYHSHYTNTGITIVPGKTMGWRDMNSLKKNGTTNLIGNQRIEGITGSYNPLATILSGLIVNEAISVITELWSPNFSGKMGDFNIEDVSFTWRYGFSKSLR comes from the coding sequence ATGGATACATATTTTATTTTAAGATTTGATATTAGCGTTTATTATAACTTTCCACATATCACATGTGTTATGGGTAATACAAACTTAAACAAAACCTTTGCTGTGGATGAAGAAAATATTATTTGCTTTATTGAATATTTGTCCCAGTGTCGTTCTAAGGAGGATATATTAGAGTGGGCAAGTAAAAATACTATAGGTACTGACATAATTGAAATTGTAGATATACTGGTCAGTAATGAAATTGTAATCTCAGGAATAGAACCTTTAATAGATATAGATGAGAGTAATAGATTTTACAGTTATATTATGACAAAATCGCAATCTATCCAGCAGTTTAATAATGCAATAGTTAATATCCGCAAATCAAAAATAGGTATTGTTGGAGTAGGTGGAATTGGAAGTAGAGTAGCACATGAGCTAGCTGCTTTAGGAATCAATTCTTTTAGCCTCGTAGATGCCGATATAATAGAAAGCCATAATCTGCAACATCAAATAAGTTACAGAAAACACTCAATTGGTTTATCGAAGGCGGAGGAACTTAGTAAGCTATTAACAGAGGAATATGATGCTAAAGTATACTCTGTTAAAGAGTTAATTAAGGGGCAAATGTCGAAAACTACAAAAAAAAGTTTAGTAAACTGTGACCTAGTTATTGTCTGCGCAGATGAGCCTTCAGTTGATGTTGTAGCAGACACCATGACCCCTTTTTTTGAAGAAAATTCAATACCTCATATAGTGGGAGGAGGATACCATTCCCATTATACCAACACAGGTATAACCATTGTTCCTGGAAAGACAATGGGCTGGAGGGACATGAATTCTCTAAAAAAAAATGGAACTACCAACCTTATCGGCAATCAACGAATAGAAGGAATAACGGGAAGTTATAATCCTTTAGCTACTATACTTTCTGGTTTAATAGTAAATGAGGCAATATCTGTAATTACAGAACTTTGGTCACCAAACTTTAGTGGTAAAATGGGCGACTTTAATATAGAAGATGTTTCGTTTACATGGAGATACGGATTTTCAAAATCACTAAGATAA
- a CDS encoding DUF4238 domain-containing protein: MKGIIDTNEFPSFEEYIELIKFILVSEARNLRSADSTNNMVDFMTKTMMKEHPEFKDVDLDQFTIGWNEPANHQIKAALESIPMVIDLEPILIVEQTGARRFITSDNSVVRYNSFYVSKGYTRGFGFITRGLQLFLPISPHKCIMLYDKLAYDIPEVKNGVLTLRRAKDVDQLNDFFYLNAYNNVFFNQKTKKDYIEGLYKKNIRKPKIKDFEREVASFESVDSDGMLVSFSQNKVSKDFRFSWIRNSLFANSLKVPSHMGGLNRTESPLIR, from the coding sequence ATAAAAGGTATTATTGACACCAATGAATTCCCGAGTTTTGAAGAGTATATTGAACTTATAAAATTCATTTTAGTAAGTGAAGCAAGAAACTTAAGGTCTGCAGACTCAACAAATAATATGGTTGACTTTATGACTAAAACAATGATGAAAGAACATCCCGAATTTAAAGATGTCGACTTAGACCAATTCACAATTGGTTGGAATGAACCGGCTAATCACCAGATAAAAGCTGCACTTGAAAGTATACCTATGGTTATTGATTTAGAACCTATCTTAATTGTAGAACAAACAGGAGCGAGAAGATTTATTACATCTGATAATTCTGTCGTTCGTTATAATTCTTTTTATGTTAGCAAGGGATATACCAGAGGTTTTGGTTTTATAACGAGGGGGCTACAATTATTTCTTCCTATCTCACCTCATAAATGTATTATGCTATATGACAAACTAGCTTACGATATTCCTGAGGTGAAAAATGGTGTATTAACCTTACGTAGAGCGAAAGATGTTGATCAATTAAATGACTTTTTTTATTTAAATGCATATAATAACGTATTTTTTAATCAAAAGACAAAAAAAGATTATATCGAGGGATTATACAAAAAGAACATTCGCAAACCGAAGATAAAAGACTTTGAAAGAGAAGTGGCCTCTTTTGAATCAGTTGATTCGGATGGAATGTTAGTTAGCTTTAGCCAAAATAAAGTGTCAAAAGACTTTCGATTTTCATGGATAAGGAATTCCCTATTTGCTAATAGCTTAAAGGTTCCTTCTCACATGGGAGGGTTGAATCGAACAGAATCTCCATTGATAAGGTAA
- a CDS encoding GNAT family N-acetyltransferase codes for MNPILIDVPLQIETERLVLRAPHQTGDGNIVNQAIRDSFEELKAWLPFAQELPTIEETEINLRNAHINFLKRESFRFLIFRRDNNDFIGTISFQGIDWDIPKCEIGYWINTKFSGYGYMTEAVKELTDFGLNHIKFKRIEIRCESTNQRSRSIPEKLDFEFEGTLRNDDLSADGSKLTDTSIYSVIR; via the coding sequence GTGAATCCAATATTAATAGATGTTCCGCTGCAAATAGAAACAGAAAGACTAGTTCTCAGGGCACCACATCAAACTGGTGATGGGAATATTGTAAACCAAGCTATTAGAGATTCATTTGAGGAATTAAAGGCTTGGTTACCCTTTGCCCAAGAACTTCCTACTATTGAAGAAACGGAGATTAATTTGAGAAATGCTCATATAAATTTTTTGAAAAGAGAAAGTTTCCGTTTTCTAATTTTTCGTAGGGATAACAACGATTTTATAGGGACCATTAGTTTTCAGGGGATAGACTGGGATATTCCAAAATGCGAAATCGGATACTGGATTAATACAAAGTTTAGTGGCTATGGATATATGACGGAAGCTGTAAAGGAGTTAACTGATTTTGGTTTAAATCACATTAAATTTAAAAGAATTGAAATTCGTTGTGAATCAACAAATCAGAGAAGTCGCTCAATCCCTGAGAAACTTGATTTCGAATTTGAAGGGACATTAAGAAACGATGATTTATCCGCAGATGGAAGTAAACTAACAGATACTAGTATCTATTCAGTGATTAGATAA
- a CDS encoding sigma-70 family RNA polymerase sigma factor translates to MNYRSFSSNDDLFAYIFNEYNDDVYRLIFTYVKKKEIAEDLVQDVFIKCYKNIDNFKGNSSVKTWIMSIAINQSKDYLRSAYSRYVYLSDKISSLAKGNTKTPEDLVLEDYGKHCLTKEILNLPLKYREVIYLYYFQELKIKEIAAVLGVNENTMKSRLSRAKELVKKNLQGGNTKDGEKYQTTSQGISFE, encoded by the coding sequence ATGAATTATCGCAGTTTTTCTTCAAATGATGACTTATTCGCATACATCTTCAACGAGTATAATGATGATGTTTACCGCTTAATTTTTACATATGTAAAGAAAAAAGAAATTGCCGAAGATTTAGTACAAGACGTTTTTATAAAGTGCTATAAGAATATTGACAATTTTAAAGGTAACTCTTCTGTTAAAACGTGGATCATGAGTATTGCCATCAATCAATCTAAAGACTATCTAAGGAGTGCTTATTCAAGGTATGTATACCTTAGTGATAAGATATCTTCCCTTGCTAAAGGAAATACCAAAACACCTGAGGATTTGGTTTTGGAGGATTACGGAAAACATTGCCTGACAAAAGAGATTCTGAATTTACCATTAAAGTATCGTGAAGTTATTTACCTCTATTATTTTCAAGAATTGAAAATTAAAGAAATAGCCGCTGTATTAGGTGTTAACGAAAATACAATGAAATCACGGCTGTCCAGAGCAAAAGAACTGGTAAAGAAAAATTTGCAAGGGGGGAATACTAAGGATGGAGAGAAATATCAAACAACTAGTCAGGGAATCTCCTTTGAATAA
- a CDS encoding IS4 family transposase → MDKITRKTSFGQWFSPINFQSFEKDVKTMQYNRYTKKLTMDSFLKLMLFAQVKQSDSLYDLRDALIDDDFQQGVNIESISVSQLSRRLNSIHPDIFQRLFLDLVVQIHQKTNYAKIPMPLKIIDSSTLPLNLTYHQWAEFRKSKAGVKLHLRLVFMENGSSYPEKAVITNAIEHDKNHLEVLVDDKECMYVFDRGYIDYERFDRMTDEGYFFLSRLRKNAVTRVVYDFEIPEDSSVLSDQMMLIGTTQNRAENYFRLLKVIDSKGNLLNLVTNRFDLEPDEISEMYKSRWAIELFFKWIKQHVKIKKFFGQSEWAIHNQVFIALITYCLHVLAQQTTNSKRTILQITRYFIGTIWKPARTWIRKVEGKTIP, encoded by the coding sequence ATGGACAAGATTACACGAAAAACTTCATTTGGGCAATGGTTTTCTCCGATAAATTTTCAATCATTTGAAAAAGATGTGAAAACCATGCAATATAACCGTTATACTAAAAAACTAACTATGGATTCATTTCTAAAACTTATGCTTTTTGCACAAGTAAAACAATCTGATAGCCTTTACGATTTGAGGGATGCTCTAATTGATGACGACTTTCAGCAAGGCGTCAACATAGAGTCCATCAGTGTTTCGCAACTTTCTCGTCGATTAAACAGTATTCACCCTGATATTTTTCAACGGCTGTTTCTAGATTTAGTCGTGCAGATTCATCAAAAAACAAACTATGCGAAAATCCCTATGCCATTAAAAATCATTGATTCGAGTACACTACCTTTAAATTTGACCTACCACCAATGGGCGGAGTTTCGGAAGTCAAAAGCAGGTGTGAAATTACACCTCCGCCTTGTATTCATGGAAAACGGATCATCCTACCCGGAAAAAGCGGTCATTACAAACGCCATTGAACATGACAAGAATCATCTCGAAGTTTTAGTTGATGACAAAGAATGCATGTATGTGTTCGACCGAGGCTATATAGATTATGAACGCTTTGATCGGATGACCGATGAAGGGTATTTTTTCCTTTCGAGATTACGGAAAAACGCCGTGACACGAGTAGTTTATGACTTCGAAATTCCAGAGGATTCTTCTGTTCTATCGGATCAAATGATGTTGATTGGTACCACGCAAAATCGAGCAGAGAACTATTTTCGCTTACTTAAGGTCATCGATTCAAAAGGAAACCTACTTAATTTAGTTACGAATCGTTTTGATTTAGAACCTGATGAAATTTCAGAAATGTACAAATCACGCTGGGCAATTGAATTGTTTTTTAAATGGATCAAACAACACGTAAAGATAAAGAAATTTTTTGGTCAAAGCGAATGGGCCATTCATAATCAAGTCTTCATTGCGTTAATCACGTATTGTTTACATGTCCTAGCTCAACAAACCACGAATAGTAAACGGACAATTTTACAAATAACGCGTTACTTTATAGGAACCATCTGGAAACCAGCACGTACTTGGATCCGGAAAGTCGAAGGAAAAACTATTCCGTAA
- a CDS encoding Type 1 glutamine amidotransferase-like domain-containing protein: MKKIFLTSSFKDVVDLFREFVDEDLKGKILTFIPTASIPEEVVHYVYTAKEEFKKLGVIVEELDVAVATQEEIKEKLERNDFIYVSGGNTFFLLQELRRSGADKIIKEQVDSGKLYIGESAGAIVTSPNIEYVRFMDDKEKATNLNTFEGLNLVGFYPVPHCINEPFKDAASDLIVHYGSTLNLLPISNTQVIEVKENNVVVC; this comes from the coding sequence ATGAAGAAAATATTTTTAACATCTTCGTTTAAAGATGTAGTTGATCTATTCAGGGAATTTGTTGATGAGGATTTAAAAGGGAAAATTTTAACATTCATTCCTACTGCGAGTATCCCAGAAGAAGTCGTTCACTATGTTTATACAGCAAAAGAAGAATTCAAAAAGTTGGGCGTGATAGTTGAAGAACTTGATGTTGCTGTAGCAACGCAAGAAGAGATTAAAGAAAAATTGGAACGAAATGATTTTATCTATGTTTCAGGAGGAAACACGTTTTTCCTGCTGCAAGAGCTGAGAAGATCAGGAGCAGATAAGATAATAAAAGAACAAGTTGATTCGGGAAAATTGTATATTGGGGAATCGGCAGGAGCAATAGTAACTTCTCCTAATATAGAGTATGTGAGATTTATGGATGATAAAGAAAAAGCTACAAACTTGAACACATTTGAAGGTCTGAACTTAGTTGGATTTTATCCTGTTCCTCACTGTATTAACGAGCCATTTAAGGACGCGGCATCGGATTTAATTGTTCATTATGGTTCCACGTTAAATCTTTTGCCCATTTCAAATACACAAGTAATTGAAGTTAAAGAAAACAATGTAGTTGTTTGTTAA